The bacterium genome contains the following window.
CAACTCGCGACCCAAAGTGCGCCTTGATCGCACCTTCACGAATCCGGTTTTCCAAATCGGGGCGGATCCAGTATTTGATAGATGGAGTGAGTCCGGACCCTCGGTGAACCAACCTAACTTCGGCACCTGCTCGATGCAGTTCAAGAACAGCTTCGGCCGCAGAATTCTTGCCGCCTACAACTACAACCGACTTACCGATGAAAGGATGAGGGGTCACGTAATAGTGAGAGACGTGTGATAAACCCTCGCCCGGCACACCCAGCAGGTTGGGACTGTCGTAGGAACCTGTGGCCAGCACAACGGCGTTACAGGTGTACTCTCCACGACTGGTGGTCAGCTGAAAACCGGAATCAGTCCGCTGAAGACCATCAACACTGCAATTTGTCACGAAGGGCAGCTTATACTCGAGTACAATGCGGACGAAGTAGTCAAGCACTTCGCGCTTTACCGGCTTTGGACCGGCAGCTACAAGCGGAATTCCGGGGAACTCCAGCAGTTCTGCCGTGGAAAAGAACGTCATGCGCTCAGGGAACCGAAAAATCGTATTACACAGAGCACCGCGTTCAAGCATGACGGAGCGCACGCCGCGGCGTTTGGCCTCAAGTGCCACTCCAATTCCCGCAGGGCCGCTGCCAACAACGACCAGCGGCCACTCTCGTTCCACTTCCACGTGAGACCGCACTACTCGCCGATAACTTTGATGACTATGCGCTTGCGGCGCTGCCCGTCAAACTCGGCGTAATAGACCTGCTGCCACGGGCCAAGATCGAGTTGCCCGTTTGTGATTGGCAGAATCACCTGATGATGCAGGATCAAGTTCTTCAGGTGAGCGCTTCCGTTATCCTCGCCAGTGCGATGATGCCGGTAGTCTTTATCTGGCGCCAGCCCGCGCAGCCACTCCTTGATGTCCTCGATTAACCCGTCTTCGGCATCGTTCACGTATACAGCCGCAGTGATATGCATGGCCGACACAAGGACCATACCTTCGCGCACTCCTGAGGTATTGACGGCTTTCGCAACTTGACCCGTAATGAGAACGAACTCTTCACGTTTCGACGTTGAAAAGGTCAAATACTCAGTGTGTGATTTCATTTTCCTCCGAGGACTCTGAACAGCATGCGAATCGGATCGTAATAGCGATCTGCGACGCGCTCCTTCAATGGAATGATTCCGTTGTCCGTAATATGGATGTGCTCAGGACAAACCTCCGTGCAGCACTTCGTGATATTGCAGTAGCCGACGCCTGCCTCATCCTTGATAAATGGAATTCGGTCTTCAGTGTCGAGCGGATGCATTTCCAATGAGGCCATTCGGATCATGAAGCGCGGTCCGGCGAACTCTTCATGCTTTCCGTGATTGCGCAATACGTGGCATACAGTCTGACAAAGGTAGCATTCAATACACTTCCGGAATTCCTGAACGCGGTCGACTTCGTACTGATACATACGATGCTTGCCATCCGCGCCCTTGGCACGCGGCTTGAACGGTTTGATGCGCTTGTTCACCGAGTAGTTCCAGGAGACGTCAGTCACGAGGTCCCGGATGTGCGGGAATGTCTTAAGTGGTTCTATCGTCAGCGGTTTGTCAAGCGGCAGCGTATCCATGCGAGTCATGCACATCAAACTCGGCTTGCCATTGACTTCGGCAGAACAAGATCCGCACTTGCCAGCCTTGCAATTCCAGCGGCAAGCAAGGTCAGGGGCCTGAGTGGCCTGAATTCGATGAACGACATCAAGCACAACCATGCCGTCATCAATGTGCACATTATAGTCTTTCATTGCGCCTTCGCCATTGTCGCCGCGAAAGACTTTTACTTTAATTGTGCGTGCCATGCTTAAGCCTCCTCAACAAAGGGTTTAAGCTCAGGAGTGACTTCAGGCAAAGCATCGGCTCGTAACGCCATCGCACCATTCTGATTATAGATTATGTGATTCACTTTCGCGTATTTCTTGTCATAGTTGGGATAGTCTATTCGCGAATGCCCTCCGCGACTCTCGCGCCGTTCGAGCGCTGCCATCGCGATGGCTCGCGACACCACGATCATGCTGCGCAAGTCCATCGCCAGATTCCAGCCGGGGTTGTAGGCGCGCGCTCCTTCCACAGAAACGTTCGCAACGCGCGCTTCAAACTGATCAAGCGCAACAAGGGCACCTTTAAGTTCTTCTTCCGTGCGCACAATGCCCACGTTGTCCTGCATCATGTCCTGCAATTCCTGGTGGACTTTGTACGGATTCTCTCCGCCTTTGCGCTCCAAACACGAGAGGTTCTCAGCAATAGCCTTCTCCACTTGCGAGCCGTCAAGTTCAGGTGCTTGTGCTGTTTTTGCAAACTCTGCAGCGCCCCACCCTGCTCGCCTGCCGAACACCAGCAGGTCGGACAGCGAGTTACCGCCCAAGCGATTGGCACCGTGTAATCCTGCGGCAACTTCGCCCGCGGCAAACAACCCGGGAACTGTACTCATGCCGGACTCCGCCTGCACACGAATTCCACCCATCATGTAGTGGCAGGTGGGACCGACTTCCATCGGTTCTTTCGTGATATCCACGTTCGCCAGCTGCTTGAACTGATGATACATGGAGGGCAGCTTCCGCTGAATATCTTCCGCTGAGCGTCGCGTGGCAATGTCGAGAAAAGCACCGCCATGCGGGCTGCCTCTTCCTGCCTGCACTTCAGAACGTATCGCGCGTGCCACAACGTCACGCGTTAGGAGTTCCGGCGGTCTTCTCACGCTCGCAAGTTTTCCGGCCGCGACCTCATTCACCCACTGAATAGCCTCCTGCTCCGTCGCTGCAACGTCGTTCTTGAAAGCTTCCGGGATGTAGTCAAACATGAAGCGGCGGCCGTCTTTGTTCAGCAGCACACCACCTTCTCCTCTGACTCCTTCCGTAACCAGCGTGCCGCGAACAGAAAGCGGCCAGACCATTCCTGTAGGATGGAATTGCACAAACTCCATATCCATGAGTTCGGCACCTGCCCGCCATGCCAAGGCATGGCCGTCGCCGCTGTACTCCCATGAATTGGACGTGATCGCGAATGACTTTCCTCCCCCGCCTGTAGCCATAACAACGGACTTAACACGAAACAAGTGGAATTCGCCGGTTACTCGCGAATAGGCTAAAGCACCGCAGACACGATTGCCTGACTTGAAGAGATGCGTTACGGTCACTTCCATGAAGATTTCCGCAGGCATATGCACAAGCTTGTCCTGTAATGTGCGGATCATCTCGAGTCCTGTGCGGTCGCCAACGTGGGCCAGCCGGGGATATGTATGCCCTCCAAAATTACGTTGGTTGATTAGTCCGTCAGGCGTCCGGTCAAAGACGGCACCCCACTCTTCCAGTTCTCGAATCCGGTCAGGCGCTTCCTTTGCGTGGAGTTCAGCCATGCGAAAGAAGTTAAGCTGTTTGCCGCCTTTCATGGTGTCACGGAAGTGCGTTTCCCATGAGTCACGATCGTCCGCGTTGCGCAACGCGGCAGCCGCACCGCCCTCGGCCATCACAGTATGCGCCTTGCCAAGCAGAGATTTCATCACCACGGCAGTCTTGGCACCCAAAGCCGCTGACTCGATGGCAGCGCGCAAACCCGCACCGCCCGCGCCGATGACCAATACATCAAAATCATGCGTATTGTAGTTTGCCATTAGAAGAACCTCACATCCTGCCAGATTCCCATGGCGCACATTCTGATGTAAAGATCGGCAAAGCCGACTGTAAAGAGACTGAGCCAGAAATAGAGATTGTGCCGGTCATTCAGGATGGAAACACCCTTCCAAGCCTTATGGCGCACGACGCCCGCAGCCGCACACGAGTAGCAATCGATCTTCCCGCCTACGAGATGGCGCAGTGAATGACAGCTCGTCACGTACAGGGTAAGGAATGCGGTGTCAGCCGCGACAACGATTGTCCCGATTCCCATACCGAATCCATCGGCAAAACGGAACGCATCGATCAAATGTATCCAGTGAAAAATGACGAGTACTGAGATGATGTAGAGGAAGTACCGGTGCAGGTTATTCAGAATCCACGGCAGCGCGCTTTCCCCTTTGTATTCGCGCTGACCTTTGCTCACCGCGCAGGCCGACGGAGCAAACATCACAGAGCGGTAGTAGGCCTTGCGGCCGTAATAGCAAGTAAGTCGGAAACCGGCCGGCACCCACAGAATCAATAGCGCGGGTGACCACGTGAAGCCGGGAATCCACTTGGTCAAGTCTGGCGAAAAGAAAGGTGAAATGTAGGGTCCGAAATGACTGTACTGCGTAGGCTGGAGTGCCGCCCAAGTGGCGTAGATAATGAACACGACGAACGAAAGCCCCATAGACAAGGGAGCCAGCCACCAGGCATCAAGACGCCGAGTCGCCAGAAAGGGTTCGCGCGTTCCGGGTACGGGATAGGCCATGATTCAGAGATTAGTTAGGATAGGGAATAAAGATGAGACAGATTACGCCGGCAAATCGCCGTAACGTAATCGTTCGATTTCGTTGAGGAAGGCTTTATGGACATAGTCCGTTGGTACGACAAGAACAATTCGATTAGGAAACCTCGCTTTGAGGAGGTGATCCATTGAATGTTTGACGATGATGCGGGCCACGACTGCTGTGGTAAGCTCCCCGGGCTCGTTATATGTCGCCGGAATCGCGACAGATCTCATCGAGTTATGATACGCGAGCATCAGCGCATTCTGCAATGCTTCTTCGAGTGCCTCGATACTCGGGCGTCTTGCCAGAGAAGTGACAGCAATATGAATCAGCTTCTCACACTCCAAGCCGCCTCCGCCCGTCAGGCAAACTTGTCCCAGCCGCAGGTGCTCGTACTGTGATAGTTCCTTCTCAATTTCATGACCGGCACGTCGCAGGATATCAGAGCCAAGTTGTCCTGATGGCCGCATTTCGCAGTGAATCGGGCAGACGATAGCTTCCGTTGCCAACTCCCAGATGTCCCCGACGAACGTGTCGAGCTCGCCGAGACCCCACTTCATGCAGACCTCATTCGCTCAAAGGATTGCTTCAAACGACGATAGCTCTCAGGAAGACTCTCCGAGAGCACTTTTGTGTCACTGACGACTCCCATGAAATTCGAGTCGCCATTCCAACGTGGAACGATGTGGTAATGAAGGTGATCGAGGATACCGGCTCCGGCTGCACGCCCGATGTTCATTCCGATATTGAAACCATGCGGAGTGAAGCATTCCTCGAGCGCCCGGCGAGACAATTCGAGCATACGCCCAAGCTCTGCATGCTCTTCTGCGGTGAGCAACCCAAAATCGGCAGTGTGCCTCACCGGAATGACCATCAAGTGTCCGGTGTTGTAAGGATACAAGTTCATTACGGCGAAACACAACTCGCCGCGACACAAAATCAAGTTGCGCTCGTCGTCGTCGTCGGCAAGCATCGTACAGAAGATACAGCCGTCAGGCTGCTCCTGCTTGACCGTTTCAGCGATATAGGTCATGCGCCAAGGTGCCCAGAGGCGCTCCACGAAGGACTAATCCTCTTCCTGCTCTTCGACAAACTCTGCAATAATCTTATCCTGAATTTCCGGCGGCACAATTTCATAGTCCGCGAAGGCCTGCGAGTGCATGCCGCGACCCTGAGTCATTGAACGCAGCGCGGTGGAGTAACGATAGAGCTCTTTTTGCGGGACCCTAGCTTTGATGACCTGATATCGTCCTTCGCCTTCCATGCCTTGAATCTTGCCTCTTCGGCTCGACAGATCGCCCATCACATCGCCCATGAACTCTTCGGGGACACGCACGACGACATCAAAAACAGGCTCAAGCAGCAATGGCTTGCACTTCTTAAATGCAGCTTTGAAACCTTGTCGCCCCGCGATCTTAAATGCCAGTTCTGAAGAGTCCACGTCATGATACTTGCCGTCGAACACGGTGACCTTCACATCCACGACAGGATAACCCGCAATGACTCCGCGAATCATCGTCTCTTGGATACCCTTATCGATCGCCGGGATATATTTTCCGGGAATCGCTCCGCCTACGATGGCATCGACAAATTCGTAGCCACCGCCGCGAGGCTTCGCTTCAAGTTTCAAGTTACAGACGCCAAACTGGCCGCGTCCGCCGGACTGCTTCTTGTGCTTTCCTTCGGCGTCAGCGCTTCCCCGAATTGTTTCACGATAGGGGACTTTGGGTTCAACCAACTCCGCATCGACATGAAAGCGATCCTTAAGATGCGAGAGTATGTTGGAAAGCTGCAAGTCGCCGTAGCCGCGAATGACCATTTGGCCAAGCTCAGGCATCTGCTCGACTTGAAAGCTGGGATCTTCAATATGCAGTTGATTAAGTCCAGTGGCGACTTTGTCTTCTTCGCCTTTCGTCTTGGGAACGACTGCCATTTCGAGCACCGGTGGCGGAAAGACTATCCTTGGCAGCTTATACCCCTTTGCCTTGTCGGACAAGGTGTCTCCGGTGTGTGTGGCCTTCAACTTCACCATCGCACCAAGATCTCCGGCGACCAGCTTGGTGGCGGGTTCGCGCATCTTCCCGTCAACGTGAAACAACTGTCCAATCTTCTCGATTTGACCGGAGTGCGTATTCAAAACTTCGCCACCCGGCTCGAGTTTACCTGCAAAAACACGCACGTAGCAGAGATCGCCAACGTGCGGTTCAGTAATCGTCTTGTATACCAGCGCACAAGTCGGCGCAGTTTCAACTTCGTGAATCTCCTCAAGCGAACCGCTCGCGTTCTCCGCAACGATTGACGTACGGTCATGTGGAGACGGCCCTTCTTTGATCAAGAACTCAAGCAGCCGACCGACTCCGATATTGCCTGTTCCTGATCCACACAGCACGGGAACAAGTTTGCCGGTCGCAAAGCCTTTGCGCAAGCCGTTGACAAACTGCTCTTCGCTCAGCTCACCCTTCTCGAAGTAGATCTCGATCAACTCGTCGTCTGCCTCGGCAGCGACTTCCATCAGTTTTGCCCGCATTTCGAGCGCGCGTTCCTTTACCTCTCCGTCCAACGGCAATTCTTCTACCTTGCCGGACCCGTCTCGCGAGTAGCGATACATCTTCATGGTCAATCCGCTGACAATCGTATCAAAGTCCAAGCCCGGATTGAGCGGGAAGTGCACTGGTTGCACCTTCTTGCCGAATTCTTCGGTCAGCTGGTCGACGACCTCCTGATACTTCGTATGCTCTTTGTCCAACTTTGTTATAAAGAAAGCCCGCGGCAGTCCGTACTTTTCTCCCGATTCGTAAGCAACCGTATGACCAATGTCGTGTCCCGCAGTGCCGTCTACCGGCAACACAGCGATATCCACAGCACGAAGGGCGGACACAATATCCCCGATAAAATCTGCAAAGCCCGGTGCATCAACGATGTTGAAAAAATGGTCGTGATATTCACCCTGCATCAGACTGACCTGCATGGACATCTGCCGCTCAATCTCTTCCTTTGTGTAGTCAGAGACTGTGGTTCCCGCTTCCACGCTTCCCAATCGATGAATGACCCCCATATTGAGCAACATGGCCTCGGCCAGCATGGTCTTTCCACAATGACCGTGGCCAAACAGACCAATGTTGCGAATTTTCTCCGTACTTACCTGCGCCACCGTGGCCTCCTATTCTCAGCAAAGTAAATTGTATAAATAACAGGCTCCAATTACGGAGCCTGTCAAGAAAATACGGTATCCAGCCAAAATAGTCAAGGGAACCGAAGTTTTTTCAGCACTTGCGTTTAGTCTGGAAGAACCTCCGGACGGCTTGCGATTCTTTGGAGGCACTCTCGCGTCCGCAAGCGTTCGATGACCTTCCGACAATCATCTGCCCGCTTGTGCAAACGCGCGAGGGACTTCGGCGAGATCTTGGCTAGAAGTTTACAGAATTGTATCCGTACGGTGAGGAGAACTGAAACCAATAGGACATAAGCGCGCCTTTGCGCAGAAGTTCCATGCTTGGCAAATAACAGCCACTTGCCCATGATTCGCCACCCAAGCACGGGTTCATCAGGCAACGTGTCCGTCCGGTAGCCGCTCGCAAGAGCATCATGGTGAAGAACCTGCGCCTGAGGTACAAAGCGGACCCGTAGCCCCCTCTTCCGTAAACGGATACAATAATCCACTTCTTCATGGTAAAGGTAGAATCGCTCATCAAATCCACCCAAAGCACGAAAGTCGTTCGATCGGACGAGCATGGCCGCCCCGCTGACCGCAAGAACATCGGCGGCTCGGTTCGTTTCACGAGAACGGATCTGTTGCAGCCAAAGCCTGCACGCCCGAGGAAACAAGCGTGACTTCAATTCTGGAATCAGATTCCAAAACTCCTTGAACAACGTGGGGGCCGCCAGCACCGAGGGTAACTTCTCTCCAGCGAAGTTCGTCAGTTGGGCACCTACCGCCGAGATGGAGCTGTCAGACTCGATTTCTTTCAACAGTCTTGCCAGCGCATTCCGTGCAACCCACGTGTCCGGGTTCAGAATAAACATGTAGTCGGAGTCTGCAACCGCGAATCCCTGATTGACCGCCTTCGCAAAGCCTGCGTTATAAGGGTTTGCAATGAGTTGAACCTCCGGGAATCGCTCCCGAATCATTTCTTCTGACCCATCTCTCGATTCGTTGTCCACAACCACAATCGAAAGGTTGGCCTCGGAAGACACGCGCCGGAGGCTCATCAGGCACTCTGCCAGAGCTTCACGGGTGTTGTAACTAACAATGCAGACAGTTATTCGCGGCGACATATGCCTCAATATACTGGAAATTCGGAAATAGGACAAGAAAAAAAGGCCCCAGAGGGGCCTTAGCTCTAATACCTACCTCTACGAGGCGGTTCATCCTCACGTTCACGCCCTCGCTCATTCATCAACTGTCTCAACCGGCGAGGCAACTCATCCAGCAAAACTGAGCATCGGGAAACTTGCTGCGGGGTCAGGAACTCCGACATGTCGCTCAGCATAGCTTCACGTTTGGTCAGGATTTCGGTCTGTAACCGTTTGTTACTTGAAATGAGCTCCTTTACTTCCTTGCTGTCCGCACTCTTGTCGGAGGACAGCACGTCCAGCCGACGGCGGGACTCTGTCAGCTGACGCTGCAGGTCATCCGTTTCGCTCCGATACTGACGGAGTCGGGGATAGAACTTCTCGGCCTGAGCCGGTGTCAGCTCAAGTTCTTCGGCAAACTTGCCAATGATGACAGTTTCCAAGCGCTCACGCTTCTCGTCAGGTGGACCACGGTGTTTCTGCGCAGACGCGGAACCGGCTACGATTGCCAAGGCTAGGAAAATGTGGAGAACCAGTTTCATAATTCTTTAAAAGAAATGGGTTTGCTGAAGTTCTGCCAGGATCAGGTTAAAGTCATCATCTTCCAGCGCAAGCAAATCATCAGTTGACAACGGATCTAATATAAACTCCGACTCCTGACCATCTTCATATACAATGGTGGACAAGTCAAGATAAACTGCCAAATCTTGGGAACTTATACCAGCATCAGCAGCTGCCTCAATCATAGACGTTAGATCGGCACTTTCAAGCGGAAGCCCGATCCCTTCGTTGAATCGTCCGGGCAGCCAAACTGCGACAATCAAGCACAACGAGCATGCGGTGATAAGGGCTAACTTGGGACGAGATAGCCAAGCTTTGGATGGGTTTCCGTGCGTGGCCAATCGCGAGCGCAAGGCAACAAGAAACTCACCATCGCCGCTCTTCGGTGGTCCCCAAAGTGCGCGTTCGACAGGCAGACTCAGCGAACTATTGGCTGTGCTATCTTGTGCTCTGGATGTCATTTTGAATCAGGTTCAAATGATATATATTCCCGAAATGCGGGGGTTTACTCATCATCTCCTCGCACGTATGGACCCAATTGGTCTCTCAGTTTCTTGATCGCCTGATGGTAGTTTGCCTTGATAGTTCCAATGTCGCGATCCATGATCTCGGCAATCTCAGCATGCGACAATTCTCGGAAATACCTCAGGATAAATACTGCGCGCTGCTTGTCCGGAAGCTTCATAATTGCTCCCCTTGCCCGCTGCATGAATTCGGCCTGCTCGACTGAAGCATCAGTCTCGTCGGGAGCCGGAAGCACCATTTCGTCACTATCCAGCCTGAAGAACGATCGAACCTTTCTTGCCCGCAAGCGATTCAAACTCAAGTTGACAGCAATGCGGTAAAGCCACGTGTAGAACGAAGAACCTGCCCGGAACGTCGCAAGGTTTTCGTACGCCTTGACGAAGGCATCTTGCGTCAAGTCTTCGGCTTCGTCCCGATCTCCGACCAAACCGATAATTGTATGATAAACAGACAATCGGTGTCGCAATACGAGGATGTTAAAAGCCGACTCATTAC
Protein-coding sequences here:
- a CDS encoding YpdA family putative bacillithiol disulfide reductase encodes the protein MRSHVEVEREWPLVVVGSGPAGIGVALEAKRRGVRSVMLERGALCNTIFRFPERMTFFSTAELLEFPGIPLVAAGPKPVKREVLDYFVRIVLEYKLPFVTNCSVDGLQRTDSGFQLTTSRGEYTCNAVVLATGSYDSPNLLGVPGEGLSHVSHYYVTPHPFIGKSVVVVGGKNSAAEAVLELHRAGAEVRLVHRGSGLTPSIKYWIRPDLENRIREGAIKAHFGSRVVSISERAVSIDGPEGIRDLDADNVFLLTGYQPDYDWLSRLGIEFHDPAMIPSHNPETLESNVPGVYVAGVLLAGREASRVFIENSREHGARILSHFVTR
- a CDS encoding secondary thiamine-phosphate synthase enzyme YjbQ; its protein translation is MKSHTEYLTFSTSKREEFVLITGQVAKAVNTSGVREGMVLVSAMHITAAVYVNDAEDGLIEDIKEWLRGLAPDKDYRHHRTGEDNGSAHLKNLILHHQVILPITNGQLDLGPWQQVYYAEFDGQRRKRIVIKVIGE
- a CDS encoding succinate dehydrogenase/fumarate reductase iron-sulfur subunit: MARTIKVKVFRGDNGEGAMKDYNVHIDDGMVVLDVVHRIQATQAPDLACRWNCKAGKCGSCSAEVNGKPSLMCMTRMDTLPLDKPLTIEPLKTFPHIRDLVTDVSWNYSVNKRIKPFKPRAKGADGKHRMYQYEVDRVQEFRKCIECYLCQTVCHVLRNHGKHEEFAGPRFMIRMASLEMHPLDTEDRIPFIKDEAGVGYCNITKCCTEVCPEHIHITDNGIIPLKERVADRYYDPIRMLFRVLGGK
- a CDS encoding fumarate reductase/succinate dehydrogenase flavoprotein subunit, which produces MANYNTHDFDVLVIGAGGAGLRAAIESAALGAKTAVVMKSLLGKAHTVMAEGGAAAALRNADDRDSWETHFRDTMKGGKQLNFFRMAELHAKEAPDRIRELEEWGAVFDRTPDGLINQRNFGGHTYPRLAHVGDRTGLEMIRTLQDKLVHMPAEIFMEVTVTHLFKSGNRVCGALAYSRVTGEFHLFRVKSVVMATGGGGKSFAITSNSWEYSGDGHALAWRAGAELMDMEFVQFHPTGMVWPLSVRGTLVTEGVRGEGGVLLNKDGRRFMFDYIPEAFKNDVAATEQEAIQWVNEVAAGKLASVRRPPELLTRDVVARAIRSEVQAGRGSPHGGAFLDIATRRSAEDIQRKLPSMYHQFKQLANVDITKEPMEVGPTCHYMMGGIRVQAESGMSTVPGLFAAGEVAAGLHGANRLGGNSLSDLLVFGRRAGWGAAEFAKTAQAPELDGSQVEKAIAENLSCLERKGGENPYKVHQELQDMMQDNVGIVRTEEELKGALVALDQFEARVANVSVEGARAYNPGWNLAMDLRSMIVVSRAIAMAALERRESRGGHSRIDYPNYDKKYAKVNHIIYNQNGAMALRADALPEVTPELKPFVEEA
- a CDS encoding succinate dehydrogenase; its protein translation is MAYPVPGTREPFLATRRLDAWWLAPLSMGLSFVVFIIYATWAALQPTQYSHFGPYISPFFSPDLTKWIPGFTWSPALLILWVPAGFRLTCYYGRKAYYRSVMFAPSACAVSKGQREYKGESALPWILNNLHRYFLYIISVLVIFHWIHLIDAFRFADGFGMGIGTIVVAADTAFLTLYVTSCHSLRHLVGGKIDCYSCAAAGVVRHKAWKGVSILNDRHNLYFWLSLFTVGFADLYIRMCAMGIWQDVRFF
- a CDS encoding macro domain-containing protein; protein product: MKWGLGELDTFVGDIWELATEAIVCPIHCEMRPSGQLGSDILRRAGHEIEKELSQYEHLRLGQVCLTGGGGLECEKLIHIAVTSLARRPSIEALEEALQNALMLAYHNSMRSVAIPATYNEPGELTTAVVARIIVKHSMDHLLKARFPNRIVLVVPTDYVHKAFLNEIERLRYGDLPA
- a CDS encoding HIT domain-containing protein — encoded protein: MERLWAPWRMTYIAETVKQEQPDGCIFCTMLADDDDERNLILCRGELCFAVMNLYPYNTGHLMVIPVRHTADFGLLTAEEHAELGRMLELSRRALEECFTPHGFNIGMNIGRAAGAGILDHLHYHIVPRWNGDSNFMGVVSDTKVLSESLPESYRRLKQSFERMRSA
- a CDS encoding elongation factor G → MAQVSTEKIRNIGLFGHGHCGKTMLAEAMLLNMGVIHRLGSVEAGTTVSDYTKEEIERQMSMQVSLMQGEYHDHFFNIVDAPGFADFIGDIVSALRAVDIAVLPVDGTAGHDIGHTVAYESGEKYGLPRAFFITKLDKEHTKYQEVVDQLTEEFGKKVQPVHFPLNPGLDFDTIVSGLTMKMYRYSRDGSGKVEELPLDGEVKERALEMRAKLMEVAAEADDELIEIYFEKGELSEEQFVNGLRKGFATGKLVPVLCGSGTGNIGVGRLLEFLIKEGPSPHDRTSIVAENASGSLEEIHEVETAPTCALVYKTITEPHVGDLCYVRVFAGKLEPGGEVLNTHSGQIEKIGQLFHVDGKMREPATKLVAGDLGAMVKLKATHTGDTLSDKAKGYKLPRIVFPPPVLEMAVVPKTKGEEDKVATGLNQLHIEDPSFQVEQMPELGQMVIRGYGDLQLSNILSHLKDRFHVDAELVEPKVPYRETIRGSADAEGKHKKQSGGRGQFGVCNLKLEAKPRGGGYEFVDAIVGGAIPGKYIPAIDKGIQETMIRGVIAGYPVVDVKVTVFDGKYHDVDSSELAFKIAGRQGFKAAFKKCKPLLLEPVFDVVVRVPEEFMGDVMGDLSSRRGKIQGMEGEGRYQVIKARVPQKELYRYSTALRSMTQGRGMHSQAFADYEIVPPEIQDKIIAEFVEEQEED
- a CDS encoding glycosyltransferase family 2 protein, which produces MSPRITVCIVSYNTREALAECLMSLRRVSSEANLSIVVVDNESRDGSEEMIRERFPEVQLIANPYNAGFAKAVNQGFAVADSDYMFILNPDTWVARNALARLLKEIESDSSISAVGAQLTNFAGEKLPSVLAAPTLFKEFWNLIPELKSRLFPRACRLWLQQIRSRETNRAADVLAVSGAAMLVRSNDFRALGGFDERFYLYHEEVDYCIRLRKRGLRVRFVPQAQVLHHDALASGYRTDTLPDEPVLGWRIMGKWLLFAKHGTSAQRRAYVLLVSVLLTVRIQFCKLLAKISPKSLARLHKRADDCRKVIERLRTRECLQRIASRPEVLPD
- a CDS encoding periplasmic heavy metal sensor; the encoded protein is MKLVLHIFLALAIVAGSASAQKHRGPPDEKRERLETVIIGKFAEELELTPAQAEKFYPRLRQYRSETDDLQRQLTESRRRLDVLSSDKSADSKEVKELISSNKRLQTEILTKREAMLSDMSEFLTPQQVSRCSVLLDELPRRLRQLMNERGREREDEPPRRGRY
- a CDS encoding sigma-70 family RNA polymerase sigma factor; translated protein: MQLVQAAQTGNESAFNILVLRHRLSVYHTIIGLVGDRDEAEDLTQDAFVKAYENLATFRAGSSFYTWLYRIAVNLSLNRLRARKVRSFFRLDSDEMVLPAPDETDASVEQAEFMQRARGAIMKLPDKQRAVFILRYFRELSHAEIAEIMDRDIGTIKANYHQAIKKLRDQLGPYVRGDDE